The following coding sequences are from one Arachis hypogaea cultivar Tifrunner chromosome 7, arahy.Tifrunner.gnm2.J5K5, whole genome shotgun sequence window:
- the LOC114924254 gene encoding uncharacterized protein, which produces MTFQIGKKKERLQTHVGIHDSAHNQAWRKCEALMKPIQHISTAIEKQSEQAKKNYQIHLTATIDCFRFLLRQGLPFRGNDEIDDSVNQGNFLKLLNFLTQHNEEINRAFKNARENLKLRAPSIKKDIVRAAASETTKAIVNDLGDELFAVLVNETCDISIKEQMSVCLRYVNKEGQVRKHFLGLVHVSNTNALSLKLALESLLEIYNLSLSRVRGQGYNGASNMQGEFNSLKTLILKENSYAFYVHYFTYQLQLALVTVAKKQVEIALLFNLLTNLCNVVGASCKRRDMLGDSQMTKTIEALQSGEISSERGLIKK; this is translated from the coding sequence ATGACTtttcaaattggaaaaaaaaaagagagattacaAACTCATGTTGGGATTCATGATAGTGCTCATAATCAAGCTTGGAGAAAATGTGAAGCACTAATGAAGCCAATACAACACATTAGTACTGCTATTGAAAAACAATCTGAGCAGGCTAAAAAGAATTATCAAATTCACTTGACAGCCACAATTGATtgttttagatttcttttacgaCAAGGATTGCCCTTTCGTGGTAATGATGAGATAGATGATTCTGTTAATCAAGGAAATTTTTTGAAACTTCTAAACTTTCTTACACAACATAATGAAGAGATTAATCGTGCTTTTAAAAATGCTCGTGAAAATCTTAAACTAAGAGCTCCCtcaattaaaaaagatattgtAAGAGCGGCTGCAAGTGAAACGACAAAAGCTATTGTAAATGATCTTGGGGATGAATTGTTTGCTGTTTTGGTTAATGAAACTTGCGATATTTCTATTAAGGAGCAAATGTCAGTTTGTTTAAGGTATGTGAATAAAGAAGGGCAAGTTAGGAAGCATTTTCTTGGTCTTGTTCATGTTTCTAATACTAATGCTTTATCTCTAAAATTAGCATTGGAGTCATTAttagaaatatataatttaagtttATCAAGAGTACGTGGCCAAGGATATAATGGTGCAAGTAATATGCAAGGAGAATTTAATAGTTTGAAAACTTTGATATTGAAAGAAAATTCTTATGCTTTCTATGTACATTACTTTACCTACCAACTTCAGTTAGCTCTTGTAACGGTTGCAAAAAAACAAGTTGAAATTGCTTTGCTTTTTAATTTGTTAACCAATTTGTGCAATGTTGTTGGAGCTTCGTGTAAACGAAGAGATATGCTTGGTGATAGTCAAATGACTAAGACAATTGAAGCATTACAAAGTGGAGAAATTTCTAGTGAACGTGGTTTGATCAAGAAATAG
- the LOC112701445 gene encoding protein SOSEKI 1 produces the protein MEAKGEVRRLHIIYFLSNIGGRPDHPHLIRVLHLARNGVYLRDVKRWLGELRGKDLPEAFSWSYKRRYKSGYVWQDLLDDDLITPISDNEYVLKGSQIHPTPFENFSPDGKIKSPQVHVTEGKQQPSLIEEESRIIGRDRESKMDTPTKVSSEISQDSLVFSSERSSMTTDGYESCKAEEEKEKPSVRSNKECSIEKEHEKPENCALPSLYHKLLSKSIGNKEEQNKTDTPDSSFSTSSSSSSQSSFSKLRNSSNRVSMAFRNWISCGTVDTNDAALIRMGDAKKIDSNESMTNLPENKAQICKGDKFGGSARCFRTSWNNDQQENQHGARKSFDGEETNRSRRKLGDFLNQTHHKPLGEPICSLCGKPFKPEKMYKHMKSCKGIKALGTSTATAALADKTQLHRSSTSNHTNYLLTN, from the exons ATGGAAGCAAAAGGTGAAGTGAGAAGGCTTCACATAATTTACTTTCTTAGTAACATAGGTGGTCGTCCAGATCATCCTCATCTCATTCGTGTTCTTCATCTTGCTCGTAATGGTGTTTATCTCAGAG ACGTTAAGAGGTGGCTTGGGGAATTGAGAGGAAAAGACTTGCCAGAAGCATTTTCTTGGTCCTACAAGAG GAGGTACAAAAGCGGGTATGTGTGGCAGGACTTGTTGGATGACGACCTCATAACTCCCATTTCTGACAATGAATACGTCCTCAAAGGATCACAAATCCATCCAACCCCATTTG AAAATTTTTCCCCTGATGGAAAGATAAAATCTCCGCAAGTACATGTTACAGAGGGAAAACAGCAGCCATCTCTAATAGAAGAAGAATCTAGAATTATTGGACGAGACAGGGAGTCCAAAATGGATACTCCTACGAAAGTATCATCGGAGATCAGCCAGGACTCCTTGGTGTTTAGCTCCGAGAGGTCGTCCATGACGACGGACGGATACGAATCTTGCAAGGcagaagaagagaaggaaaagCCTTCGGTGAGAAGCAACAAAGAATGCAGCATTGAAAAAGAACACGAGAAACCGGAGAATTGTGCATTGCCTTCTTTGTACCACAAACTTCTGAGTAAGAGTATTGGTAACAAAGAAGAACAGAACAAAACTGATACACCTGATTCTTCTttttctacctcctcctcttcgtCGTCACAATCCTCCTTTAGCAAGCTTAGGAACAGTTCGAACCGAGTTTCGATGGCATTCCGGAACTGGATTTCTTGTGGGACAGTGGATACAAATGATGCAGCTCTAATAAGGATgggagatgctaagaaaattgATTCAAATGAGTCTATGACTAACTTACCAGAAAATAAAGCACAGATTTGTAAAGGAGACAAATTCGGAGGATCAGCCAGGTGTTTTAGAACTTCTTGgaataatgatcaacaagaaaacCAACATGGGGCCAG AAAAAGTTTTGATggggaggaaacaaacagaagcAGGAGAAAGCTGGGTGACTTCTTAAATCAAACTCATCACAAACCACTTGGTGAACCAATTTGCTC GCTATGTGGGAAGCCGTTCAAACCAGAGAAAATGTACAAACACATGAAGTCTTGTAAAGGAATCAAAGCATTGGGAACATCCACTGCAACAGCAGCACTTGCTGACAAGACACAGCTTCATAGATCATCAACTTCCAATCATACAAATTACCTTTTGACTAATTAG